Genomic segment of Paenibacillus polymyxa:
CGTCCCAAAATATCGCAAAACAACACAAAGACGGCGCCCAAGATCGCTGTATGGGCCAGGCTTTTTTTCAGATTATCCCCCATATACATGCTGACCAGATTGGGTACAACCAGCCCCAAAAAGGGAATCGTCCCGACGGTTAAGATGACAACAGAGGATACCAAAGCCACGATCACCAAACCGACATTGACAGTGCGCTTGTAATGTACACCCAAGTTGGCCGCAAAATCCTCACCCATGCCTGCAATTGTGAAACGATTCGCATATATGTACGCCAGCGCAACCAAAGGAACACTAAGATATAGCATCTCGTAGCGACCACTCATGATTAGAGAAAAATCCCCTTGCATCCACGAAGAAATGCCCTGAATCAGATTATATTTGTAGGCAAAAAAAGTCGTTACCGAATTTAAGATGCCTCCAAACATCAAACCGACCAGCGGGATAAATACCGGGTCCTTGAAACGGATTTTATCCAGTATTTTCATAAAAATCAGTGTTCCCCCTAGAGCAAATCCAAAAGCCGTCAGCATCTTCGTCCAAAATCCTGCCGCTCCAAACACCATAATAGCCATCAGCACACCCAATCGTGCCGCATCCATCGTCCCTGCGGTGGTGGGCGATACGAATCGGTTCCGGGTAAGCTGCTGCATGATCAATCCACAGATACTCATACTCGCCCCTGCGATAATGATACTGATCAATCGTGGGAATCTGCTAATTAGGAGTACCTGCGCCTGATCGTTGGTTAAGTGGAACAAATCAAGTGGAGTTACATCATGAACACCAATAAACACCGAGGCGAAGGCCAGTACCAGAAAAGCCAGTATTAAATAACGTAATTTCATCTCTAACTAAGGGAGCCTGTCCAATAACCTGTACCAAGCTTCGGCCCTGTCCTCCCCTCAATAATGATAATCATTATCAAAAATCAACTAGCATAAATTATATCAGTCATCTCTTATCTGTCAAATTTTTTGCAATGAATAAACCATGTCAAAAAAGGTGTTAGCAAAACCTGAATAGTCTAAAGAGCGAATGAGCAAATAAGAGCAATATCCTGTAAAATAGAGGTGGAAGATTTTGGGGCTCTCTTTTCCATTTTTACTGTAAGCAGTTCTTGAAATTCGGGATTCATTAACTTGATGAATAAAAAAACAGGAGGAAAATGATGAATCACATACTAATCGTCGAGGACGATATCGCCTTGAGTAACGGTATTGTTCTTGCCCTTAAAGAACCTAACAACGTATTTACACAAACGTATGACATTGCTGCTGCAAAAGAACAATTAAACGTTACTACCTTTGACCTAGTCATTCTTGATATTAATTTACCAGATGGAAACGGGCTTGATCTTTTAACAGATATACGAAAAAAAACAACTATACCCGTCATCGTTCTGACTGCGAATGATATGGAAACAGATGTCGTCACTGGTTTTGAACTGGGTGCTGACGACTATATCACCAAACCCTTCAGTCTTATGGTACTGAGAGCAAGAGTTGGCGTTCAGCTAAAGAAATCCAGATACTCGCTTGCAGACTCCACTCAGCTAGACAATTTTTCTTTTTCATTCGAGAGAATGGAATTTATTAAGAATGGTACACCTATTGAACTAAGTAAAACGGAGCAAAAATTGTTGCGCATCCTAATCAATAATCGAGGAAATACCGTTTCGCGTGATCATTTGATAGACAGCATCTGGACTGACGGGGCTGAATATGTAGGTGAAAATGCCTTGTCAGTTACGATAAAAAGGCTACGTGACAAGCTCGAGGATCATCCTTCCTCCCCACAATATATTAAAACGGTTTATGGGCTGGGCTACACATGGGCGTTGAAATGACAACACTCCACTATATATGTATTGGAATTGCCGTTGTTGCTGTATGCACCGCTGTGGGTGCTATTATGCTGTATCGCAGGAGCATCCATAAAACAATGAAAACCATTGAGAACATGCTGGATGCCGCGATAAATGGCAGCTTCTCAGAGGATGTCTTTGATGAATCCGTTCTCTCTGCAATAGAAGCTAAATTTGCGAAATTTCTTTCCATTTGTTCCGTGTCCTCCAAAAATCTGCTTGCCGAAAAGAATAAAATAAATGAGCTGATTTCCGATATTTCACACCAAACGAAAACACCATTGGCCAACATCCTGCTTTATTCCCAACTACTTAGCGAATACGAACTATCACAGGATACCTCCACTTGTGTGAAAGCTCTATCTGCACAGGCCGAAAAGCTTAACTTCCTGATCCATGCATTAGTGAAAACTTCGCGGCTTGAAACGGGGATTATCACGGTATCGCCAAGGCGGGAATCTGTTCAAAAGCTCCTTGATGCTGCACTGGAGCAAATGATGCCAAAAGCAGACGCCAAAGGGATTTCTGTTGTTATGGAGGACACCGTTATTCATGCTTATTTTGACCTAAAGTGGACGAGTGAAGCTGTCTATAACATTATGGATAACGCCATAAAATATACAGAGACAGGCGGAAGCATGATTATAAAAGTGATGGCATACGATTTGTTTTGTCGAATTGATATTACCGATAGCGGCATAGGCATTGCAGAAGGAGAACAAGGTAAAATCTTTACCCGCTTCTATCGCTCCCCCACTGTTAACTCGCAAGAGGGTGTAGGTATTGGACTGTTTTTAGCTAGAGAAATTATCGCTGCGGAGGGTGGTTACATCAAGGTAAGGTCATGCTACGGCAGTGGCTCCACCTTCTCGATTTTTCTTTCTATGGATACTTAATTCTTTCAACACTGTTAGATTTCAGAAAGATTGTGGAAAGATTAGTGTGTTAATGTCTGTACTGTAGATGATTACGATCCAGACATTTTTTTGTGAAGGAGAACGTATATGGCTCTATTAAAAACTCAAGCACTAAAGAAGCATTATGGTAATGGAGATACTGCTGTTCATGCCTTAGATGGTGTGAATCTGGAGGTGGAAAGCGGCGAATTTGTCGCTATTGTCGGTACTTCGGGGAGCGGCAAATCTACCCTTCTGCATATGTTGGGCGGACTTGATCGTCCGACAAGTGGAACCGTTACGATTGATGGTAAGGATATTTCTTCACTGAAAGACGAAGAATTGACTATTTTTCGCAGACGAAAGATTGGCTTCGTGTTTCAAAATTACAACCTGGTACCTGTCTTGAATGTCTACGAAAATATTGTGCTTCCTATTGAACTGGACGGTAAAGAACCGGACAAAGCCCACGTAGATAAAATTGTACATACTTTGGGTCTTGGCCAAAAGTTGAATAACCTACCCAACCATCTATCGGGGGGCCAGCAGCAGCGCGTAGCCATCGCCAGATCATTGGCAGCGAAACCTGCGATTGTTTTAGCAGATGAACCCACTGGGAACCTGGATAGTAAAACCAGTCTGGATGTGATGGGATTGATCAAGGTATCCAGCCAGCAGTTCCGCCAAACGATAGTGATGATTACTCACAACGAGGAAATTGCGCAAATGGCAGACCGGATCATCCGCATTGAGGACGGTAAAATGGTCGGCGGTGAAGGTAAATGATCAAGGTAAAGAACAAAAAAGTAATCCGCAAGCTGGCAGATAAGAGCTTCAAAGTAAACAAAACCCGTAACCTCTTTGCTATTGTTGCCATAGCTCTCACTTCTTTGTTATTTACAACACTGTTCACTATGGGGATTGGCGCTGTGGAAAGCTTACAACGGGCGACCATGCGACAGGTCGGTGGAGATGGACATGCCGTACTTAAATATATAACGGATGACGAATTTAATCATGTCAAGGATCATCCATTGATCAAGGAAATAGCCTATAACCGTATATTAAGCGACCGAGTTATAAACGATAAATTCCTAAAACGCCATACGGAGTTCTGGTATTACGATGATGTAGGGTTGAAGCTAGGTTTTATTGAGCTTAAAGAGGGGCACAAGCCTGTCGCAGAAAATGAAGTGATTGCAGACTCCAAGACGTTGCAGCTATTGGATGTTCCACCGAAGATTGGAGTACCTTTGAGATTAAAGCTTAACATACGAGGTAAAGAAGTACAGCGGGATTTTGTCCTCTCTGGCTGGTGGAAAAGTGATCCTGTATTTAACGTAGGACAAATATTCGCTTCTAAAGCCTATGTCGATGCTCATGCCAAGGAATTACAAAGCAACTATAAAAAGGATCACTTCCATACTGGAACGATTAGTGCATCTATGATGTTCGACAATAGTTTTGATTTGCGAGGAAAGCTCAATAAAGTGATTACCGAAAGCGGTTATTCACTTGACGAAGATGCACCAAACTATATCGCGAATAATGTAAATTGGGCATACATCTCAACCAATTTTAGTTTAGATACAGAGACAATCATAGCGTTAACTTCTGCCCTGTTACTGATCATGTTTACCGGTTATTTGATTATTTATAATATTTTTCAAATATCGGTGATGCGAGATATTCGTTTTTACGGTCTTTTAAAGACGATCGGTACAAGCGGTAAACAAATTCGCATAATTATTCGTAGACAAGCGCTGATTCTATCAGTGTTAGGAACCCCGGTAGGATTAATAGCAGGTTTTTTTATCGGTAAATCGCTCGTACCTTTTATTATAAATATGAGTGTATATAACGGTACTGAGATATCGGTATCTCCTAACCCATGGATTTTTGTCGGATCGGCTTTGTTCGCACTCATTACCGTAATGATCAGCACTTTCAAGCCAGGCAGAATTGCGGCAGCTGTTTCGCCAGTTGAGGCAGTAAGATACACAGACGGAAATACCAAGGGCAGCCGTAAGCTGAAAAAGTCCACTGAAGGCGCTAAAATGATCCACATGGCTCGCTCCAACTTGGGGCGTAATAAAAAACGCACTATTTTAGTGGTGATTAGTCTTTCTTTAAGCTTGGTGCTTCTAAATACAGTATTCACGCTGTCTCAGAGTTTTGATATGGATAAATTTTTAGCCAAATTTAATGATACCGATTTTCTCATTGCTCATGCTGGATATTTCCAGGTTCCGAGTAGTTTTAGTGGGCATGAAAATGAAACCACTGAAAGTTTTATTAAGGCTGTACAGGCACAACCAGGCTTCGAAGAAGGCGGCCGATTATACGGTGACCCAACAGCTTTCACGGCTGAAAATACAAAGGGAATTACGGATGATACCCAGAACACTGACGCTCACGGCAACTTCCTTGTAGACGTGTATGGGCTGGAAGATTTGCCCCTGCATCGGCTGCAGTTGATTGATGGTGAGCTTGATTTTAAGAAAATGGCCTCAGGTAAGTATATTCTGGAGGGAGTCGAACTGAACGACAACGACAAGCCTTACATGGAAAGCATTCATCATAAAGTGGGCGAGAACGTTACTTTGCATAGTTATGTGAGAACAGCAAATGATGCTCCATTGGGTAGAGAGTATTTAACACAAAAGTTTACAGTGCTTGGCCATGTGGGTATCAAATCCACCAATTCAAATCGCATTTCGAGCTATAATAGCTTTTACCTCCCGGCGGAAATATACAAATCACTTGTAAAAGAGCCTGCTATGATGAGCTATGCCTTTAATGTATCTTCAAATCAGGAAACGTCCATGCAGAGCTTTTTGAAGCGATACACAGAAACAATTGAACCAATGATGAGCTATGAATCCAAGATTACATCCAGAAACGCTTTATCAGGTATGCAAACTACTGTTATAATGATCGGCGGCTTGCTCAGCTTGATTATTGGCTTGATTGGTATCCTGAACTTTATTAATGCGATTTTAACCAGCATACTGACCCGCCGCAAAGAATTCGCTATGCTGCAAAGTATCGGCATGACCAAAAAGCAATTGCGCGGAATGCTGATTTATGAAGGACTATATTATGTTGGGGCTACTAGCCTAACCTCTATTCTATTGGCAATCTTATTTTCTCTTTTGATTGTGAAACCGTTATGTAGCCTGCTATGGCTTTTAAGCTATCACTTTATAATTTGGCCACTGTTTGTCTCATTGCCTTTACTGTTATTGCTTGGGATACTTATTCCAGTAGCAGTCTATTCTATGAACAACAAACAAAGTATTGTGGAGCGACTTCGAGAATCAGAGTAGATGCACCTAAAAATAAGAAAGTAAAATACCCATACGCGTCAAAAAAGATGACTTCTAATCCATTCAGAGGTCATCTTTTTATGCTTAGAAAGGTTTTTAGTTGCAGAACAACTATAACCTCCACTCTTCCCGTAAAAGCCCCATTCGGATCGAATCATAATACTCTCCATTATAATATCTGCACTTTCGAAGCCGGGCTTCGAGGGTCATGCCCAGCTTCTCTCCCACCTTCATCATCCGATGGTTTCCTGACCAGGTTGTAAAGCCTACTCTTACTAGAGGCAATGTATTAAACAAATGAGTGATCCATAGTCGGAGTGCCCTCGTACCATAACCACCGCTCCAATACCGTGAATCAAAGATACCTATCCCCATTTCAAGCCATTGAGAAGGCTGATGCTCCCAATAATAGCTCACTGATCCAATGACCTCGCCTTCCACTTCAATGATCCAAAAGTCATCTTGTCCGATTCGCTTTTCCTTCTCTTTTAAATAATCATCAAAAGAAAGTGGCTTATGTTCATAGTAGGGTGCATCCCACTGCTTCCATTCCGGTGCTTCTTCTTTAAAAGTTAACGTCCAAAGAGCCGGCAGGTCTTCTTCTGTAACAGGCCTAATCGTTAAATCCTTATCCGTATACATCGAGTACACTCCTTTTATAATAAAATTTGTTCTATCTATATTGGGCTATATCGGGTTTTATTGTATCTGCTTTTGCATTATTTCGAATTTCTATTTTTGTCCGTCTTTGGAGCTAGTGCAAATTCAAGTTGACAAACAATCAAAAAACATATATCTTAATATCAAGATAATAAATATAAAGAAAAGTTTTTCGACTGTTTATTTTGTTTAGAAAAACCTAATCATATAAAAACCAAGGAGGATAATGACATGAAACTATTAGGATTGCATCACGTTTCGGCGATTACAGCGGCAGCGGCTAAAAATGTTGATTTTTATACTCAGGTAATGGGACTTCGGTTGATCAAGAAAACGGTGAACCAAGATGATGTTAGTGTATATCACCTTTTTTACGGAGATGAGCGTGGAACTGCGGGTACAGAAGTCACTTTCTTTGAAATTCCACATGCGGGACAAACTCGTACAGGAAATAACAGCATTTCAGCACTCTCCCTACGGGTACCGAACGACAAGGCACTGGATTACTGGAAAAACCGCTTCGAGCAGCTGGATGTAAAACATGGCGAAATTACGGATCAAGCAGGACGCCTGGCGCTTTCGTTTGAGGATTTTGAAGGACAACGCTTCTTCCTCGTTTCAGATGAGCATGATCACGGAGTGCGCGGCGGCACGCCTTGGGAGAAAAGCCCTGTCCCTGCCGAATACGGCATTGTAGGACTTGGGCCGGTTCATCTGACCATTCCTAAAGCGGAGAATACCATTCTTATTCTTGAACAGGTTATGGGTTTCCGCAAAAAGGGCTCCTATCCTTCTCCTGTGGCTGGACAACCGGATGTGGTCATCTATGAAACGGGTGAAGGCGGTACAGGAACCGAAGTTCATCTGGAAGAGCGCAACGATCTGCCACAAGAGCGACCAGGACGCGGCAGTGTGCATCACGTAGCCTTCCGTGTTGAAACTGAGGAAGAGCTCAAACAGTGGGTAGACCGTATTGGGCAGCTGCAAATTTCCAACTCAGGCTTTGTAGATCGCTTTTACTTCCGTTCCTTGTACTTCCGTGAGCCGAACGGCATTCTGTTTGAATTGGCAACCGATGGACCCGGCTTTGATACGGATGAAGAACTCGAGTTTCTGGGTGAATCGCTGGCGTTACCGCCATTTTTGGAATCGCGCCGCGCATCTATTGAAGCCAATCTCAAACCGCTTAACACCAAACATGAATAGAGATATATTTAATCTAAAATAAACACAAAGCCGGGACTTTCTACATCATGTAGAGGTTCCCGGCTTTTCTCGTGCAACTGCTCTGCTTTCATTAAAAAAAGCATCTCATCTACAAGCTTTTCAGCTTTGACAGGTAAGCGAAATGCCCTTTTTTAGTTATGCTTACAGCTTTTTATCATCCACACTGTTCAGCCATGCTTCGATTTCTCCGATTACAGAGGCGATACAGCCATCTTGGAACGGCGAGATTAGTCCAGCCAACTCAACCAATCCGGTAAAAGATCGACTTCCTCCGGCACGGCATAGCTTCAAATAATCTTCCCACGCAGCTGTCCGGTCGATACTCATGCGTTTCCAGAATTGGAACGCGCACAGTTGCGCGAGTGTATAGTCAATATAGTAGAACGGGGATTGAAAAATATGACCCTGTTTGTGCCAAAATCCGCCCTGCTCCAGATACTCGTTGCCTTCATAATCCAGATGCGGTTTATACTTACGTTCAATGGAGCGCCATGCGCTTTTACGTTCGGCGGG
This window contains:
- a CDS encoding sensor histidine kinase, with translation MTTLHYICIGIAVVAVCTAVGAIMLYRRSIHKTMKTIENMLDAAINGSFSEDVFDESVLSAIEAKFAKFLSICSVSSKNLLAEKNKINELISDISHQTKTPLANILLYSQLLSEYELSQDTSTCVKALSAQAEKLNFLIHALVKTSRLETGIITVSPRRESVQKLLDAALEQMMPKADAKGISVVMEDTVIHAYFDLKWTSEAVYNIMDNAIKYTETGGSMIIKVMAYDLFCRIDITDSGIGIAEGEQGKIFTRFYRSPTVNSQEGVGIGLFLAREIIAAEGGYIKVRSCYGSGSTFSIFLSMDT
- a CDS encoding ABC transporter ATP-binding protein, translating into MALLKTQALKKHYGNGDTAVHALDGVNLEVESGEFVAIVGTSGSGKSTLLHMLGGLDRPTSGTVTIDGKDISSLKDEELTIFRRRKIGFVFQNYNLVPVLNVYENIVLPIELDGKEPDKAHVDKIVHTLGLGQKLNNLPNHLSGGQQQRVAIARSLAAKPAIVLADEPTGNLDSKTSLDVMGLIKVSSQQFRQTIVMITHNEEIAQMADRIIRIEDGKMVGGEGK
- a CDS encoding GNAT family N-acetyltransferase; amino-acid sequence: MYTDKDLTIRPVTEEDLPALWTLTFKEEAPEWKQWDAPYYEHKPLSFDDYLKEKEKRIGQDDFWIIEVEGEVIGSVSYYWEHQPSQWLEMGIGIFDSRYWSGGYGTRALRLWITHLFNTLPLVRVGFTTWSGNHRMMKVGEKLGMTLEARLRKCRYYNGEYYDSIRMGLLREEWRL
- a CDS encoding ring-cleaving dioxygenase; this encodes MKLLGLHHVSAITAAAAKNVDFYTQVMGLRLIKKTVNQDDVSVYHLFYGDERGTAGTEVTFFEIPHAGQTRTGNNSISALSLRVPNDKALDYWKNRFEQLDVKHGEITDQAGRLALSFEDFEGQRFFLVSDEHDHGVRGGTPWEKSPVPAEYGIVGLGPVHLTIPKAENTILILEQVMGFRKKGSYPSPVAGQPDVVIYETGEGGTGTEVHLEERNDLPQERPGRGSVHHVAFRVETEEELKQWVDRIGQLQISNSGFVDRFYFRSLYFREPNGILFELATDGPGFDTDEELEFLGESLALPPFLESRRASIEANLKPLNTKHE
- a CDS encoding ABC transporter permease: MKLRYLILAFLVLAFASVFIGVHDVTPLDLFHLTNDQAQVLLISRFPRLISIIIAGASMSICGLIMQQLTRNRFVSPTTAGTMDAARLGVLMAIMVFGAAGFWTKMLTAFGFALGGTLIFMKILDKIRFKDPVFIPLVGLMFGGILNSVTTFFAYKYNLIQGISSWMQGDFSLIMSGRYEMLYLSVPLVALAYIYANRFTIAGMGEDFAANLGVHYKRTVNVGLVIVALVSSVVILTVGTIPFLGLVVPNLVSMYMGDNLKKSLAHTAILGAVFVLFCDILGRVIIYPYEISVGLTVGVIGSAVFLYLLLRRRAYES
- a CDS encoding ABC transporter permease, yielding MIKVKNKKVIRKLADKSFKVNKTRNLFAIVAIALTSLLFTTLFTMGIGAVESLQRATMRQVGGDGHAVLKYITDDEFNHVKDHPLIKEIAYNRILSDRVINDKFLKRHTEFWYYDDVGLKLGFIELKEGHKPVAENEVIADSKTLQLLDVPPKIGVPLRLKLNIRGKEVQRDFVLSGWWKSDPVFNVGQIFASKAYVDAHAKELQSNYKKDHFHTGTISASMMFDNSFDLRGKLNKVITESGYSLDEDAPNYIANNVNWAYISTNFSLDTETIIALTSALLLIMFTGYLIIYNIFQISVMRDIRFYGLLKTIGTSGKQIRIIIRRQALILSVLGTPVGLIAGFFIGKSLVPFIINMSVYNGTEISVSPNPWIFVGSALFALITVMISTFKPGRIAAAVSPVEAVRYTDGNTKGSRKLKKSTEGAKMIHMARSNLGRNKKRTILVVISLSLSLVLLNTVFTLSQSFDMDKFLAKFNDTDFLIAHAGYFQVPSSFSGHENETTESFIKAVQAQPGFEEGGRLYGDPTAFTAENTKGITDDTQNTDAHGNFLVDVYGLEDLPLHRLQLIDGELDFKKMASGKYILEGVELNDNDKPYMESIHHKVGENVTLHSYVRTANDAPLGREYLTQKFTVLGHVGIKSTNSNRISSYNSFYLPAEIYKSLVKEPAMMSYAFNVSSNQETSMQSFLKRYTETIEPMMSYESKITSRNALSGMQTTVIMIGGLLSLIIGLIGILNFINAILTSILTRRKEFAMLQSIGMTKKQLRGMLIYEGLYYVGATSLTSILLAILFSLLIVKPLCSLLWLLSYHFIIWPLFVSLPLLLLLGILIPVAVYSMNNKQSIVERLRESE
- a CDS encoding response regulator transcription factor: MNHILIVEDDIALSNGIVLALKEPNNVFTQTYDIAAAKEQLNVTTFDLVILDINLPDGNGLDLLTDIRKKTTIPVIVLTANDMETDVVTGFELGADDYITKPFSLMVLRARVGVQLKKSRYSLADSTQLDNFSFSFERMEFIKNGTPIELSKTEQKLLRILINNRGNTVSRDHLIDSIWTDGAEYVGENALSVTIKRLRDKLEDHPSSPQYIKTVYGLGYTWALK